The Rhodococcus sp. ABRD24 genome contains the following window.
CTCGACGAGCGTGTGCTCGAGGCCGGCGGCAGGCTCTACTTCGCCAAGGATTCGCGAACCACCCCCGAGCGCGTAGCTCGGATGTATCCACGTCTCGACGAGTGGCGTGCCATCAGGGATCGCGTCGACCCGGGCGGGGTGTTCGTTTCCGACCTGGCGCGACGCCTCAACCTGATCGCCGGCGTCGAATGTCGGTAGGGTACGCGGAGTGAAAGCCCTGCGTCGGTTCACCGTCCGAGCCCACCTGCCCGAGCGACTGTCGGCCCTGGGGCCGCTGTCGACGAACCTGCGCTGGTCGTGGCACCCGGAGACACAGGACCTGTTCGCATCGATCGATCCCGAACTGTGGACTGCGGTGCGCCACGATCCGGTCCGGATGCTCGGCGAGGTCGATCCGTCTCGCCTCGACGCGCTCGCGGTCGATCCCGCGTTCCTGATCGAGCTCGACCGTGCGTCCGCGGACCTCGACGACTACCTGACCCGCCCGCGCTGGTATCAGGACCAGCTCGGCAAGGGCGTCGATCTGGCGTCGGGAATCGCGTACTTCTCGATGGAGTTCGGTGTGACCGAGGTACTGCCCAACTATTCGGGCGGACTCGGCATCCTTGCGGGCGATCATCTCAAGGCGGCGTCGGACCTCGGATTGCCGCTGATCGGAGTGGGCCTGCTGTATCGCTCCGGCTACTTCCGGCAGTCACTCACCGCCGACGGCTGGCAGGCCGAGCACTATCCGGCGCACGACCCGCAGGGGCTGCCGCTGCGCTTGCTCACCGAGACCGGCGCCGACGGTGGACCGGGGGCACCGGTGCTGATCCACATCGCGATGCCCGGTGGCCGGGTACTGCGCGCGCGGGTGTGGATCGCGCAGGTCGGCCGCGTGCCGCTGCTGCTGCTCGACTCTGACATCGCCGAGAACGATCCCGAGCTGCGGGCTGTGACCGATCGGCTGTACGGCGGCGACCAGGACCACCGGATCAAGCAGGAGATTCTGGCGGGCATCGGCGGCGTCCGGGCGGTTCGCGCCTACACGCGCGCGCACGGGCTCGCCGATCCCGAGGTGTTCCACATGAACGAGGGACACGCAGGATTCCTCGGCCTCGAGCGGATCCGGGAGCTTGTCACCGGTTCCGGGCTGGACTTCGATGCGGCGCTCGCCGCGATTCGTGCTGGAACTGTGTTCACCACGCACACGCCGGTTCCCGCCGGCATCGACCGGTTTCCGGTTGAACTGATGCGCCGCCACTTCGGTGGCAACGAGGGGGAGCGTGATTCGACGTTGCTGCCCGGTCTGGGCGTCGACCGGATCCTCGGTCTCGGCGGTGAGAACGATCCCGGCGTGTTCAACATGGCGCACATGGGTCTGCGGCTGGGCCAGCGCGCGAACGGGGTCTCGAAGCTGCACGGCGAGGTGAGCCGTGAAATGTTCGAATCGCTGTGGCCGGGTTTCGACGCCGCCGAGGTGCCGATCGGTTCGGTGACCAACGGGGTGCATGCGCCGACGTGGGCGGCCCGCGAGTGGATGGACCTTGCGCACCGGCTGGTCGGCCCGGAGCTGGTGGAGGAGGCTCGCGGTTGGGAGCGGCTGCGTGAGATCGACCTGGCCGAGCTGTGGTCGACGCGGGCCGCGCTGCGCGCAAAGCTGGTGGCGGAAGTGCGCCGCCGGGTGCGCGCGTCATGGCTCGAGCGTGGCGCCACCGAGGCCGAACTGGGTTGGACTGCAGCGGTATTCGACCCGAACGTGCTCACCGTCGGATTCGCCCGGCGGGTGCCCACCTACAAGCGACTGACGCTGATGCTGCGCGACCCGGAACGGCTGAAGGCGCTGCTGCTCGACGATGAGCGTCCGGTGCAGTTGGTGGTCGCCGGCAAGAGTCACCCCGCCGACGAGGGCGGCAAGGCACTGATCCAGCAGGTGGTCCGGTTCGCCGACCAGCACGATGTGCGGCACCGGATCGTCTTCCTGCCCGACTACGACATGTCGATGGCGCGGTACCTGTACTGGGGCTGCGATGTCTGGCTCAACAACCCGTTGCGCCCGCTCGAGGCGTGCGGGACGTCGGGCATGAAGTCGGCGCTCAACGGCGGACTGAACCTCTCGATTCGCGACGGCTGGTGGGACGAGATGTTCGACGGCGAGAACGGCTGGGCCATCCCGACCGCCGACGGCGTCGTCGACGAGACCCGCCGCGACGACCTCGAAGCGACCGCCCTGTACGAACTACTGGAGCGGTCGGTGCTGCCGCGGTTCTACGACCGCGACGCCAGCGGCCTGCCCACACGCTGGATCGAGATGGTCCGGCACACGTTGCAGACACTCGGACCGAAGGTGCTGGCGTCACGCATGGTGCGCGATTACGCCGTCGATTACTACGCACCCGCGGCACGGTCGGCTCGGAAGATGTTGCCGGACAACTTCACCGGCGCGCGTGCCGTGGCCGAGTACCGACGTCGAGTCGAGTCGATGTGGCCCGGCGTGCAGGTGGCCCAGGTGGACAGCGCGGGACTGCCCGACAACCCGGAGATCGGCGCCGATCTATCGCTGCGGGCCTTCGTCCGCCTCGGTGGGCTGACGCCGCAGGACGTGGTCGTGCAGGCCGTGCTCGGAAAGGTCGGGCCTGCAGGCGACCTCACCGACGTGACGACCGTGCCGATGGCGCACGCCGGCGCAGACGGGATGGGTGAGGTGTTCGTTGCGACCGCACCGCTGCCGGTGTCCGGGTCCGTGGGCTACACGGTCCGCGTGTTGCCGCACCACGGTCTTCTCGCGAGCGATGCGGAACTGGGGCTCGTGGCGGCGCCGTACGTGTAGCTGACATGGATCGAGAGTTGAATCCGTTGCTGTGGGCAGCGATGGAGTGCTGGTGAGTGAGGTTAGCCGCCAATCTCATTGGATCGCCCGCGAACGGGGTGTGGGCGCCTTCATAATGTAGGAGTTGCTCGGTGCGCTCGAGCCGTGATGGCACGTTCCGGGCTGCGACCCGCCGCCGACCGCGGCGGCGCTACGCATCATCCGATGTGCGCCTGGTGACGGCTCGGTGTGGGCCGATCCGGAGCATCCTCACGCTCTGGCACACTCGGTAGTCGATGACATGCACGCCCGCCTGGCGGAACTGGCAGACGCGCCGGATTCAAAATCCGGTACCCGTGAGGGTGTGGGGGTTCGATTCCACCGGCGGGCACCGAGCAAGAACGTGACCAGCGATCTGGCCAGACTTGAAATCCGCCGAGTGGGTGCGAGTCCCCCTGGGGGCACCACCGTCTTCGCAGGTAGGTTCGCTTCCTGGCTCGGTACGGGTGAACGCGCGGCGGCAACACGCTACCCCGCCCGACTCGGGGGTGCGGCTGCTCAGGTGGGGCGATGATCGCCCGAAACGTATTGGGGAAGAGGATTGGTCACGGGATAGCTCAACTGAACTGGTCGTTTGAGGTGTGTGCGTTGGCAGAGTAGGAGAGCACGGGCAGACAATATGACGCTCCTCGGGAAGGCCCTAACCCGCCGCGATGATCTTGTTCGACTTGGTCCGGTTGCACCGCCAGCACAAGGTTTGGAGATTCTCCGGTGCCGTCAGACCGCCCTTGGACACAGGCATGATGTGATCCACCTCTAGCAACAGGTTCGGTTCCGTCGACAGAGAAATCGAGCAGTACCGGCAAGTGTGGTTGTCACGGGTCTTGATCATGTTGCGCAGCTTCGTGGTCATGAGCGCGCGCTGGCCAGCCGCGCTCTTTCGCCACTTGATCTTCTGCGACATGTTTTCGATCAGCACGTCGATCGTCTGCCGGTTGAGAGTGACAGATGACCGCTGGCTGCTGTTTCCACCGGCACTGATGTACTCGAAGGTATAGACCGGGTACGGCACGCTGATCGGGGACAACTCGACCCCGGCGTGTTTCATGAACTCGTCGGAGTAGTGCTTGAGGATAAACTTCGGCGGGTTGACCATTTGTGTGATGCTGGCTTCCCGCTGCTGAAGATTCGCGACAGCATCCTCCAGGCGGGTGATGCCGTCTCCGAGGCTCTCCACCTCGGCGAGGTCGTCCTCGTTGGCCCTGATGTCGAAGTACTTCATTAGGTATTTGATCGGGTCGATGCTGGCGTTGCGAACGACCTGCAGCGAGCAGTTGTGAACATTTGGCGCCTGATAAGTGGCCAGGTTGCGGTCACGCCGGTACTTGTGGCGGCTGGTATTGTCGAACGTCGCCAGGTGCGACTGCGCACCGGTCGATGACCCGCCGAGCACAAAGGTTTCTCCGCTGCGGATCTCGGCGACGTAGCTAGCGATCTCATTGTGCTCAGCGACCACCGAAGCGATTTCGGCCTTGTGCGCCAGGAACTCGTCGCTGGCGAAGTAGCGCTCCTTCAGGGTGTGTCGGATAAGCCGATATAGGAGATAGCCAATTCCTGCGACAAGGGCGACCGGCCAAACAGCCTGGATTGCTGCAACCACAATGCCAACGAGGAGCAGAATCCCGATCACTTTCCACATGTTCTTACCTCCGGTTCAGCGGGAAGCACGAACACGCCCCCATGCCGATGGATTATGCCCGGGACGACCGACCTGGTCAAAACTCGATTTCCCGCTGGCGGGTTGATCGATAATGGCGCGAAATAGCGACCGATTAATGATTCGGATAAGTATCTGCGACTGACAGAGAAGGGTGATCGACATCTGACGACCCTGCTTGCTGTGCCCAGCGAACCGACCTGAACGCAAGAGAGAGAGTTCCCCTGCCGCTGAGCCTGTGGCGGACGAGAGACTAGCGGTGGGTCTACCTTCTGAATAGCTGGATGATGTAGGACGCGGTCGACCCTGCGTCACCGGGGTGGTCACTGTGGCGGGACGGCTAGGTGGTAAACAATTCGCCTCCAGTGCGGGCCCATGACGGCACCGCCGACCGACTGTCCTCGGCTCGATAGCCGCCGTTCTCCCGGCCGGGCCAGACCCCATGCGATGCCCGCGAAGAGCGTCGGGAAGAATCCCGGCGCGGCCACTATGAATCCGCCCTCGCCCTCGCCCTCGCCCTGGACCGGTTCGAGGACGATCGCGGCGATCCGTCGCGCCCCGATCTGCCTGTCCAGCAGATCGATTGCCCGCCTGCGGCCGCTCGCCAGTTACCGCACTGCAATCCGGATTCGGCGGCTCCCGAAACGGATACGACATCGGCAACCAGTACACCTCGGGGACGAACGGGCCGAATCCGTCCTTGTAAGGCAGATTCTCCGCCGTCAGCGCCATCGTCAAGCTGGTGCGACCGAGGTAGGCGTGATCGAGCGCGCCGACGGCGCCGACGTCCGCGTCCGCGACATACACCGGCACCGACGACGCGACGCACGCCCCGACGGCCGCGTGACGACGGGCGGCGAGGGCGCGCGACCGCGGTCCAGGAAGGTCGGTGCGCAGCCGGAGCTCCTGGGGGCGTCGGTCTTCGATGTCGGGCACGGCGACATCCCGGGCGGGTCAGGACTGGATGTCCCGGCGGCGGAAGCCGATTAGCGCGAGTGCGTACAGTGCGGCCGCGACGACGAGGAGCACGATCACCGGCACGATGTCGAACTCATCGGCGGGGAAGTTCGGTGTGAAGTGGAACGGGGACGCCCAGCCGGTCCAGTCGGGGAGCACCTCCAGAAACATCCCGATCACGAGCGCATACCCTAGATACACCCACACCACCGCCAATATCCGCGGGAACCACGCGTACGTGGCAGCGGTCAGCGCGATCACCGTCAGCGTCGCGGGCAGCAGATTCGCGGCGGCGCCGACCAGCCGACCGAAGACTGCGCCGTCGTGCAGCGTGGCTGCCGCGGTGACTCCCATCGCGGTCCCGGCAACCAGCACGATCAGCGATGTTGCCACCGAGATCACCACAAGCTGAGCCCCGAGCCACCGCCACCGCGACACCGGGCTCGCGAGCACGTCCTCGGCGCGTCCGGATGTCTCCTCGTTGCGGGCCGATTGGATCGCGGTCATCGCGTACATGCACGCCATGATCGCCAGGAACACCAGGTACAGCGCGAACGCGCCCTGAGCGGCGTTACTCTCGCCACCCGGCAGCAGCCCGGCCAGGCGCGGGTCCTGGTTGACGAATTCGGCCACCTCCTGGCCCAGCGCGCCGATGGGGAGCGCCAGCGCGACCATACCGATGCCCCACGCCGCGATCTGATTTCGCTGCATCCGCAGCGTGAGCGCGGCGATCCCGCTGAGCGCGGCGCTCGCGCGGGGCCGACCGCCGCGCGGTGCGACGAGACCTGCCCCGACATCACGGCGGCCCACCACCGCGTACGCGAGCACGACACCGACGATCACCGCGGCCGAACCCAGCAGCAGCGGCCACCACCGCTCGTCCACGTAGGCACGTGTGGCCTGGCCCCAACCGATGGGTGAGAGCCACGACCAGATGCTGCCGTCCTCCTTCGCTCGGACGTCGCCGATCGCACGCAGCAGATAGGCGATCGCCACCGCGGCCAGACCGAATCCACTTGCGGTGCGAGCATGCTCGGTGACCTGGGAGAAGAGGGCGGACGTCGCGCCGAACGCGAGGCCGACCATGAACACCGACGCCGCGAGATTCCACGACCCGAGCGCCGGCAGACCCACCGCTGTCAGGCCGACACCCAGCATCAGCCCGATCAGCAGGTTCGCCAGCAGCACGACGATGAGGCCCGACGTGATCGGCGCGAACCGCCCGACGATGCCCGAGCGCAGCATCTCGGCGCGTCCGGTCTCCTCCTCGGTCCGCAGGTGCAGTGTCACGAGCAGAACCGACATGATCGCGACAGCGATCATCGTCATGCCCGCGATCTCGTTGGCGACCATCGCGCCGAGTGTGTAGTCCGACAGCGAGTATCCCGGTCCTGCGAGCGCAGTCGCGGCCGGCGACTCGATGAGCGCGGCGCGGGCCTGCCGGGCTTGGGGCGTGGGGTAGAGGGTCTGGTAACTAGACGCCAACAGCACTGTCGAACCGCCGACCGCGATCACCCACGCCGGCAGGCGGATCCGATCGACCCGTAGTGCCAGACGAGTGAGAGTCCACGTGCCCGAGAGCGGATCGGACGTCGACGCGTCGGCGGGCCGCGTGGTCCGCTCGATCACCGGGGCCTGCGCCGTCATCGCCGCTCGATGCCCAGCGAATCGAACTCGTCGCTGTACTCGCGCAGGAACAGATCCTCGAGCGTGGGTGGATTCGCGGTGATCGTCACGACCCCGAGGCGGGCGAGCGTCGTCATGACCTCGTCGAGGTACTCGGAGTCGACGTCGAACGTGACGCCGTTGTCCTGGTCGTCGAAGGGCTTCACGTTGTGCACGCCCGGCACCGCGGCGAGGCCGTCGGGGGAGCGGCGGGTGGTGGCCGTGACCGTCGTGCGCGTCAGGTGCCGCAGTTCGGTGAGTGTTCCGCTCTGTACTGTCCTGCCCGCGCGGATGATCGTCACCACCTCACACAGCGATTCCACCTCGGCAAGGATGTGACTCGACAGCAGGATCGTGCGCCCCTCCCGCGCCGCCTCGCCGATGCACTGCTGGAACACCGCCTCCATCAGTGGATCCAGCCCGGACGTCGGCTCGTCCAGGATCAGCAACTGGGTGTCGGCGGCCAGCGCCGCGACCAGCGCAACCTTCTGCCGGTTGCCCTTCGAGTACGTGCGGCCCTTGCGGGTGGGATCGAGTTCGAAGCGCTCCATCAACTCCTCACGGCGCTTGTCGTCGAGGCCGCCGCGCAACCGGCCGAACAGGTCGATCGCCTCGCCGCCGGTGAGATTGGGCCACAGGTTCACATCGCCCGGCACATAGGTGAGGTGCCGGTGCAGGCTGACGGCGTCGCGCCACGGATCGGCCCCGAGAACGGAGACGTCGCCGCCGTCCGCGCGCAGCAGCCCGAGCAGCACCCGGATAGTCGTGGACTTGCCGGAACCGTTGGGGCCGAGGAAACCGTGAACCTCGCCGGGGCCGACCTCGAGATCGAGGCCGTCGAGGGCGTGGACCTCACCGAAGCGTTTGGTCAGTCCGCGAACCGAAATCACCGGATCCATCGCCCGAGCATAGGACGGCCGGCACGGGCCCGGCCGGGTTTCGGTGACAGCCCGAAATCAGGACGGCCGCGACGCCGCGATCCGCGCCAGTGCCTGCCGGACCACCTTCGGATCGGCGGTCTCCCAGAACGGGGGCAGCGACGCGCGCAGGTAGCCGCCGTACCGGGCCGTGGCCAGACGTGAGTCGAGGATCGCGACCACGCCCTTGTCGTCGGTGCTGCGCAGCAGGCGTCCCACACCCTGCGCGAGCAGCAGCGCGGCGTGGTTCGCTGCGACGGACAGGAAGCCGTTGCCGCCGCGCGACTCCACCGCCTGCTGTCGGGCCACCAGCAGCGGGTCGTCGGGGCGCGGGAACGGGATGCGGTCGAGGATCACCAGGCTCAGCGACGGCCCGGGCACGTCGACGCCCTGCCACAGCGACAGCGTGCCGAACAGCGTCGTCGGCTCGTCCTCGGCGAACTTCTTCACCAGCGTGCCGGTCGCGTCGTCGCCCTGGCACAGGATCGGCACGTCGAGGCGTCCGCGCATCTCCTCGGCGGCGGCCTTCGCGGCCCGCATCGAGGAGAACAGGCCCAGTGTGCGCCCGCCCGCCGCCGTCACCAACTCCTCGATCTCGTCCATGAATGCGGGCGACAGGCCGTCCCGTCCGGGCGGCGGCAGGTGCCGCGCGACGTACAGGATGCCGGACTTGGCGTGGTCGAACGGCGACCCGACGTCGAGCGAATTCCAGCGCAGCGCACCGGCATCCGACGGCGCCTCCTTGCCGGTCGCGGTCCCGGAGTCGCTGCGGGACGGGGACTCCGGCGGCAGACCCCAGTTCACCGCGAGTCCGTCGAAAGAGCCGCCGACGGTCAGCGTGGCCGACGTGAGCACCACCGTCGACTCGGCGAACAGGCTCGCGCGCAACAGGCCGCCCACCGACAGCGGCGCCATCCGAACCACCCGCCGGACATTGCCGCGGTTCTCCTCGACCGAAAGCCACACCACGTCACGGCGTTTCGCGGGATCCGGTTCGTCGAACGCGGTGAGCACCCGCACGGCATTGTCGTGTACCTCGTCGATTGCGGACAGCGCGGCGTTGCGGGCGGCCGCAGCCTCGGGATCGCTGGCCGCCATACCGGGCTTCGACGGACCGATCGCGGTCCGGACGTTCCAGGCGGCGTCGCGGACCGCGGCCAGCGCCATGCCGACACCGTCGGGCAGCGCGTCCCAGCGTCCGCCCTGCAGTTCCTCGAGTAGTTCGGCCCACCCCTCGGCCGCGCCCTCGAGTCGATCGAGGTCCTGTTCCTCGACGATCTTGACGCAGCGTCGGGCGGCGGCGCTGATCGCCGACGCCGACAGCTCCGCGGTCGCGACACCCGTGACCCGGTCGACCAGCTCGTGCGCCTCATCGATGACGACGACGTCGTGTTCGGGCAACACCGCGATCCCGGAGATCGCGTCGATCGCGAGCATCGCGTGGTTGGTGACCACGACGTCCACCCGGGACGCCTCGGTGCGGGCGCGCTCGGCGAAGCAGTCCTCACCGACTGGGCACCTCGACTTGCCGAGGCACTCGCGGGCGCTGACGCTGACCTGCCGCCACGCCTGATCGCTCACGCCGGGAACGAGGTCGTCCCGGTCGCCGGTGTCGGTGTCGGACGACCATTTGGTGAGCCGCTGTACCTCCCGGCCCAGACGCGAGATCGCGAACGCGTCGAACAGCTCCGCTTCGGGAGGATCGTCCTGCGCCATCCCGGTGTGGATCTTGTTCATGCACAGGTAGTTACTGCGGCCCTTGAGAATTGCGAACTGCGGGCGCTTACCCAGGGCAGGGGCAAGGGCGTCGGCCAACCGTGGCATGTCCCGGTCCACGAGCTGGCGCTGCAGCGCGATGGTCGCGGTGGAGACGACGACCGTGCGCCCCGATTCGACGGCATGCCGGACGCTCGGGACCAGGTACGCAAGCGACTTGCCGGTGCCTGTTCCCGCTTGCACCGCAAGGTGCTCGCCGGTGTCGATCGAATGCGCGACGGCCGACGCCATCGTCAACTGGTTGGTTCGTTCCTTGCCGCCAAGCGAGCGGACCGCGAGCTTCAGCAGATCCGGGACGTTGGGTAGGTCGGGCACCGCAACAGGGTACTGCCCGCTGCCGTCACGTCCGGTCGGCGACCTGTCCCACCAGGTTCACACCGGCCCGACGCAGATCCGTGAGCGCGGCGTCAGTGGTCGCGGGTGAGACGCCAGCGGTGTAGTCGAGCAGTACGCGCGTGTCGAAGCCCTCACGGAC
Protein-coding sequences here:
- a CDS encoding HNH endonuclease signature motif containing protein, encoding MWKVIGILLLVGIVVAAIQAVWPVALVAGIGYLLYRLIRHTLKERYFASDEFLAHKAEIASVVAEHNEIASYVAEIRSGETFVLGGSSTGAQSHLATFDNTSRHKYRRDRNLATYQAPNVHNCSLQVVRNASIDPIKYLMKYFDIRANEDDLAEVESLGDGITRLEDAVANLQQREASITQMVNPPKFILKHYSDEFMKHAGVELSPISVPYPVYTFEYISAGGNSSQRSSVTLNRQTIDVLIENMSQKIKWRKSAAGQRALMTTKLRNMIKTRDNHTCRYCSISLSTEPNLLLEVDHIMPVSKGGLTAPENLQTLCWRCNRTKSNKIIAAG
- a CDS encoding ABC transporter ATP-binding protein, with product MDPVISVRGLTKRFGEVHALDGLDLEVGPGEVHGFLGPNGSGKSTTIRVLLGLLRADGGDVSVLGADPWRDAVSLHRHLTYVPGDVNLWPNLTGGEAIDLFGRLRGGLDDKRREELMERFELDPTRKGRTYSKGNRQKVALVAALAADTQLLILDEPTSGLDPLMEAVFQQCIGEAAREGRTILLSSHILAEVESLCEVVTIIRAGRTVQSGTLTELRHLTRTTVTATTRRSPDGLAAVPGVHNVKPFDDQDNGVTFDVDSEYLDEVMTTLARLGVVTITANPPTLEDLFLREYSDEFDSLGIERR
- a CDS encoding anibiotic ABC transporter, giving the protein MTAQAPVIERTTRPADASTSDPLSGTWTLTRLALRVDRIRLPAWVIAVGGSTVLLASSYQTLYPTPQARQARAALIESPAATALAGPGYSLSDYTLGAMVANEIAGMTMIAVAIMSVLLVTLHLRTEEETGRAEMLRSGIVGRFAPITSGLIVVLLANLLIGLMLGVGLTAVGLPALGSWNLAASVFMVGLAFGATSALFSQVTEHARTASGFGLAAVAIAYLLRAIGDVRAKEDGSIWSWLSPIGWGQATRAYVDERWWPLLLGSAAVIVGVVLAYAVVGRRDVGAGLVAPRGGRPRASAALSGIAALTLRMQRNQIAAWGIGMVALALPIGALGQEVAEFVNQDPRLAGLLPGGESNAAQGAFALYLVFLAIMACMYAMTAIQSARNEETSGRAEDVLASPVSRWRWLGAQLVVISVATSLIVLVAGTAMGVTAAATLHDGAVFGRLVGAAANLLPATLTVIALTAATYAWFPRILAVVWVYLGYALVIGMFLEVLPDWTGWASPFHFTPNFPADEFDIVPVIVLLVVAAALYALALIGFRRRDIQS
- a CDS encoding ATP-dependent DNA helicase, with product MPDLPNVPDLLKLAVRSLGGKERTNQLTMASAVAHSIDTGEHLAVQAGTGTGKSLAYLVPSVRHAVESGRTVVVSTATIALQRQLVDRDMPRLADALAPALGKRPQFAILKGRSNYLCMNKIHTGMAQDDPPEAELFDAFAISRLGREVQRLTKWSSDTDTGDRDDLVPGVSDQAWRQVSVSARECLGKSRCPVGEDCFAERARTEASRVDVVVTNHAMLAIDAISGIAVLPEHDVVVIDEAHELVDRVTGVATAELSASAISAAARRCVKIVEEQDLDRLEGAAEGWAELLEELQGGRWDALPDGVGMALAAVRDAAWNVRTAIGPSKPGMAASDPEAAAARNAALSAIDEVHDNAVRVLTAFDEPDPAKRRDVVWLSVEENRGNVRRVVRMAPLSVGGLLRASLFAESTVVLTSATLTVGGSFDGLAVNWGLPPESPSRSDSGTATGKEAPSDAGALRWNSLDVGSPFDHAKSGILYVARHLPPPGRDGLSPAFMDEIEELVTAAGGRTLGLFSSMRAAKAAAEEMRGRLDVPILCQGDDATGTLVKKFAEDEPTTLFGTLSLWQGVDVPGPSLSLVILDRIPFPRPDDPLLVARQQAVESRGGNGFLSVAANHAALLLAQGVGRLLRSTDDKGVVAILDSRLATARYGGYLRASLPPFWETADPKVVRQALARIAASRPS
- the glgP gene encoding alpha-glucan family phosphorylase, coding for MKALRRFTVRAHLPERLSALGPLSTNLRWSWHPETQDLFASIDPELWTAVRHDPVRMLGEVDPSRLDALAVDPAFLIELDRASADLDDYLTRPRWYQDQLGKGVDLASGIAYFSMEFGVTEVLPNYSGGLGILAGDHLKAASDLGLPLIGVGLLYRSGYFRQSLTADGWQAEHYPAHDPQGLPLRLLTETGADGGPGAPVLIHIAMPGGRVLRARVWIAQVGRVPLLLLDSDIAENDPELRAVTDRLYGGDQDHRIKQEILAGIGGVRAVRAYTRAHGLADPEVFHMNEGHAGFLGLERIRELVTGSGLDFDAALAAIRAGTVFTTHTPVPAGIDRFPVELMRRHFGGNEGERDSTLLPGLGVDRILGLGGENDPGVFNMAHMGLRLGQRANGVSKLHGEVSREMFESLWPGFDAAEVPIGSVTNGVHAPTWAAREWMDLAHRLVGPELVEEARGWERLREIDLAELWSTRAALRAKLVAEVRRRVRASWLERGATEAELGWTAAVFDPNVLTVGFARRVPTYKRLTLMLRDPERLKALLLDDERPVQLVVAGKSHPADEGGKALIQQVVRFADQHDVRHRIVFLPDYDMSMARYLYWGCDVWLNNPLRPLEACGTSGMKSALNGGLNLSIRDGWWDEMFDGENGWAIPTADGVVDETRRDDLEATALYELLERSVLPRFYDRDASGLPTRWIEMVRHTLQTLGPKVLASRMVRDYAVDYYAPAARSARKMLPDNFTGARAVAEYRRRVESMWPGVQVAQVDSAGLPDNPEIGADLSLRAFVRLGGLTPQDVVVQAVLGKVGPAGDLTDVTTVPMAHAGADGMGEVFVATAPLPVSGSVGYTVRVLPHHGLLASDAELGLVAAPYV